The Bacteroidia bacterium genome window below encodes:
- a CDS encoding T9SS type A sorting domain-containing protein, translating to MKKIFTTIISFITLSAAAQWVNQNSGVTQELKGVFFVDQTTGWAVGNQGTLRYTNNGGTNWTSQVSNTTWNLWDIFFVNSQVGFACGANGTIIKTINGGTNWTTLTTGTTTEMLSIFFLDAMNGICVGRGGNMIGTINGGTSWNPLTSGVTEDLYHIQFVSASEGYMCGVNGVFLKSVNAGITWTPQTTSTTDTLQALHFSASGNGYVAGQGGHVRFTDGAGTFTSVNTPNNKSMNDVHFVSNTRGWVVGDSGKIYTTSNGGTNWTLQTSLTTQRLNAVHFPNDTTGWCVGKNGIIRKLQFTNVNPGWSENNSLKISARVFPNPTTGTIHLSYTMNAAGTVMVAVVDLLGKETLIVKDQKSVSGQNHLYLDLNELNLKKGAYFVKIRSGSSVSYAKVLYQ from the coding sequence ATGAAAAAGATCTTTACGACGATCATTTCGTTCATCACACTATCCGCTGCGGCTCAGTGGGTAAATCAGAATTCCGGCGTAACCCAGGAATTGAAAGGAGTATTCTTTGTGGATCAAACCACAGGATGGGCAGTAGGAAACCAGGGAACCCTTCGCTACACGAATAACGGCGGAACCAACTGGACTTCCCAGGTTTCGAACACCACCTGGAACCTTTGGGATATTTTTTTCGTTAATTCTCAGGTAGGTTTTGCCTGCGGAGCAAACGGAACGATCATTAAAACCATTAATGGCGGAACCAACTGGACTACACTTACCACCGGTACTACTACCGAAATGCTCAGCATTTTCTTTCTGGATGCAATGAACGGTATCTGCGTTGGAAGGGGAGGAAATATGATTGGCACCATCAATGGAGGAACCAGCTGGAATCCGCTGACCTCCGGCGTTACGGAAGATCTTTATCATATTCAGTTTGTGAGCGCATCGGAGGGATATATGTGCGGCGTAAACGGCGTTTTTCTTAAGTCAGTGAATGCCGGAATTACCTGGACTCCGCAAACTACTTCTACAACCGACACCCTGCAGGCACTTCATTTCAGTGCATCCGGAAACGGCTATGTTGCGGGACAAGGAGGGCATGTTCGTTTTACTGACGGTGCCGGAACGTTTACATCTGTCAATACACCAAATAACAAATCAATGAACGATGTTCACTTTGTTTCCAATACAAGAGGATGGGTCGTGGGAGATTCCGGAAAAATTTATACTACATCCAACGGCGGGACAAACTGGACACTTCAAACATCACTCACAACCCAGCGACTCAACGCCGTGCATTTTCCAAATGACACTACCGGATGGTGTGTCGGAAAGAACGGTATTATCCGCAAACTGCAATTTACAAACGTGAATCCTGGATGGTCTGAAAACAACAGCCTGAAGATTTCGGCCCGTGTGTTTCCTAACCCTACCACCGGAACTATTCATCTGAGTTATACCATGAATGCAGCCGGAACCGTAATGGTTGCCGTTGTAGATCTGCTAGGAAAGGAAACACTGATTGTAAAGGATCAGAAATCAGTGAGCGGGCAAAATCACCTTTACCTGGATCTGAACGAGCTGAACTTAAAGAAAGGCGCTTATTTTGTAAAAATCCGCAGTGGAAGCAGTGTTTCTTACGCGAAAGTGCTCTACCAATAA
- a CDS encoding long-chain fatty acid--CoA ligase: protein MQPSRVFDLLKRLQEKFPKEDALAAKENGAWRKWSTTEFTETVDHLASGLLLAGLGKGDRIGIISNNRPEWNIADYATQRIAAVSVPIYPTISETDLAFILKDAEVKLIFVSSEDLYQKVKSVATVAAPQMSVYCFNTIPGSLHWTELTASGKSHPQKDKIEALSAAVNSNDLFTILYTSGTTGVPKGVMLSHANLLSNCMATESLAPFRSDWRALSFLPLNHVYERMLNTLYIYLGISIYYAESLETIGENLKEVKPQIFVTVPRLLEKVYDKIVAKGAELSGVKKKLFFWALNLGLQFELEGKSAWYSMQLSLANKLIFSKWREALGGNIVAVCSGGAALQPRLARVFNAAQIKVLEGYGLTETSPVVAVNTFWPGGMKFGTVGPVIEKVEVKLADDGEILVKGPNVMLGYYKRPDLTAEVMDTNGYFRTGDIGTFIDGKFLKITDRKKEIFKTSGGKYIAPLAIENKLKESPFIEQAMVIGEGQKFPSAFITPTFAALESWAQKKGININDRLVLVEHPEVKALFRQEVEKANTHLAQYEKIKREAVLPAEWSVNGGELTPKLSLKRKVILEKNKSVYDRIYAE from the coding sequence ATGCAACCTTCCCGGGTTTTTGATCTTTTAAAGCGTTTACAGGAAAAGTTTCCGAAAGAAGACGCGCTTGCTGCAAAAGAAAACGGAGCCTGGAGAAAATGGTCTACCACTGAATTTACGGAAACGGTGGATCATCTGGCTTCCGGACTCTTGCTGGCCGGATTGGGCAAGGGAGACCGGATCGGGATTATCTCCAACAACCGTCCGGAATGGAATATTGCAGATTACGCCACGCAGCGGATTGCCGCAGTTTCCGTTCCCATTTATCCCACCATTTCCGAGACCGACCTGGCTTTTATTCTTAAGGACGCGGAAGTGAAACTGATCTTCGTTTCGTCGGAAGATCTTTACCAAAAAGTGAAGAGTGTGGCCACTGTGGCTGCACCGCAGATGTCTGTTTACTGCTTCAATACCATTCCCGGATCCTTGCACTGGACCGAGCTTACCGCCTCCGGAAAGTCGCACCCCCAGAAGGATAAGATCGAAGCCCTTTCCGCAGCCGTAAACAGCAATGATCTTTTTACGATTCTTTATACTTCCGGCACCACCGGTGTCCCCAAGGGTGTGATGCTCTCCCACGCCAACCTGCTCAGCAACTGCATGGCCACAGAAAGTCTTGCGCCGTTCCGTTCGGACTGGCGGGCACTCTCTTTCCTGCCGCTCAATCACGTATACGAACGCATGCTGAATACCTTATATATATACCTCGGCATCTCGATCTATTACGCTGAATCCCTGGAAACCATTGGCGAGAACCTGAAAGAAGTGAAGCCACAGATATTTGTTACCGTACCCAGGCTGCTGGAAAAGGTGTATGATAAAATTGTTGCCAAGGGCGCTGAACTAAGCGGTGTTAAAAAGAAACTATTCTTCTGGGCACTGAACCTCGGCCTGCAATTTGAGCTGGAAGGTAAGAGCGCATGGTATTCCATGCAGCTTTCCCTCGCCAATAAACTGATTTTTTCAAAATGGAGGGAGGCACTGGGAGGCAATATTGTAGCCGTATGTTCAGGAGGTGCCGCCCTGCAGCCCCGACTCGCCCGTGTTTTCAATGCGGCACAGATCAAGGTTTTGGAAGGATACGGACTTACTGAAACCTCTCCGGTTGTAGCCGTGAATACATTTTGGCCGGGAGGAATGAAATTCGGTACCGTAGGACCTGTTATAGAAAAAGTAGAAGTGAAACTCGCCGATGACGGAGAGATCCTTGTCAAAGGACCCAACGTAATGCTGGGATACTATAAACGGCCCGACCTTACCGCAGAAGTGATGGATACAAACGGGTATTTCCGCACCGGTGATATCGGCACTTTCATCGACGGAAAATTCCTTAAAATTACTGACCGTAAAAAGGAAATCTTTAAAACTTCAGGCGGCAAATACATTGCCCCGCTTGCCATTGAGAACAAGCTGAAAGAATCGCCATTTATAGAACAAGCCATGGTGATTGGGGAAGGGCAGAAATTCCCCTCGGCTTTCATTACACCCACCTTTGCCGCCCTGGAATCCTGGGCTCAGAAAAAAGGCATTAATATAAATGACCGTTTAGTGCTGGTGGAACATCCTGAAGTAAAAGCCCTGTTCCGCCAGGAGGTGGAAAAAGCGAATACGCACCTTGCCCAGTACGAAAAGATTAAGCGGGAAGCCGTGCTGCCCGCAGAATGGTCTGTGAACGGTGGAGAACTCACCCCGAAACTCTCCCTGAAAAGAAAAGTGATCTTAGAAAAAAACAAGTCGGTGTACGACCGCATTTACGCAGAGTAA
- a CDS encoding 3-hydroxyacyl-CoA dehydrogenase/enoyl-CoA hydratase family protein → MTRNIRKVAVLGSGVMGSQIACHFANTGVEVLLLDIPAPGSAPDNLSARNKIVNEALANALKMSPSPIYRNAFAGRIQTGNLEDDFARISNCDWIIEVVVERLDIKKQVFEKVEAHRRPGSLVTSNTSGIPIQLMTEGRSDDFRKNFCGTHFFNPPRYLRLLEIIPTSFTDKEVISFLMEYGELHLGKTTVLCKDTPAFIANRVGVYSIMSLFHTVEQMGLTIEEVDKLTGPVLGRPKSATFRTCDVVGLDTLVHVANGLEKNLPDDEARALFTLPGFIRKMTENNMLGAKTGKGFYYKPKGASKDEIQVLDLSKGGYRARQKVKFATLEAAKPVEDLRQRMKILISGKDKAGDFYRPSFAGLFSYVSHRIPEIADEIYKIDDAMRSGFGWELGPFECWDVFGVKETVEMMKANNVKVAPWIDSMLAGGNSSFYRLHNGRKEFYDPSVKTYQPIPGTEDFLFLDILRGEKTVWKNAGVTLTDTGDGILNLEFHTKMNSIGGEIIQGINTAIEKAEKEFSGLVISNEGQNFSAGANVGMIFMFAVEQEWDELNLAIRMFQNTMMRIRYSSVPVVVAPHNLALGGACEMSMHSDRVVAHAECYMGLVEFGVGLIPGGGGTKEFALRLSDEIRDGDVELNAFRNRFLTIGQARVGTSAYEAFDLGYLRNGNDLVVVSRQRLLTEAKKQCKMLADAGYTQPQPRKDIRVLGKQGLGLAYLGANSMLHGHYISEHDVKISQKLAWVLCGGDLSAPTKVSEQYLLDLEREAFLSLCGERKTLERIQSILTGGKVLRN, encoded by the coding sequence ATGACCCGAAATATCAGGAAAGTAGCCGTGCTGGGAAGCGGCGTGATGGGTTCCCAGATTGCATGTCATTTTGCAAATACGGGAGTTGAAGTCCTTCTTCTGGACATTCCTGCACCCGGATCTGCTCCGGATAACCTATCTGCAAGAAACAAAATAGTAAACGAAGCGCTGGCCAACGCGCTCAAAATGTCACCCTCCCCGATTTACCGGAATGCATTCGCCGGCCGAATTCAAACGGGCAACCTTGAAGATGATTTTGCACGCATCAGCAATTGCGACTGGATCATCGAGGTGGTGGTAGAGCGGCTCGATATAAAAAAACAAGTATTTGAAAAAGTAGAAGCCCATCGCCGTCCGGGCAGCCTGGTTACCTCCAATACCTCCGGCATCCCGATTCAGCTTATGACCGAAGGCCGTAGCGATGACTTCAGGAAAAATTTCTGCGGAACACATTTTTTCAATCCTCCCCGCTATCTGCGCCTTCTCGAAATCATTCCCACCTCTTTTACCGACAAAGAGGTGATTTCCTTTCTGATGGAATATGGAGAACTGCACCTCGGTAAAACCACTGTACTCTGCAAAGACACACCGGCCTTTATTGCTAACCGGGTGGGAGTATACAGCATCATGTCGCTCTTTCATACGGTGGAGCAAATGGGTCTAACCATTGAAGAAGTAGACAAACTGACCGGACCGGTGCTGGGCCGGCCCAAATCCGCCACCTTCCGCACGTGTGATGTGGTAGGTCTGGACACCCTGGTTCATGTGGCGAACGGCCTTGAAAAAAATCTTCCGGACGACGAGGCGCGCGCCTTGTTCACCCTTCCCGGTTTCATTCGCAAAATGACGGAGAATAACATGCTGGGTGCTAAAACCGGTAAAGGTTTTTACTACAAACCAAAAGGAGCCTCCAAAGATGAAATACAGGTACTGGATCTTTCCAAAGGAGGTTACCGGGCCCGGCAGAAAGTAAAATTTGCCACACTGGAAGCCGCAAAACCCGTAGAGGATCTGCGGCAGCGCATGAAGATTCTGATCAGCGGAAAAGACAAAGCAGGCGATTTTTACCGGCCCAGTTTTGCCGGTTTATTCTCCTATGTATCACATCGCATACCCGAAATCGCCGACGAGATTTACAAGATCGATGATGCTATGCGATCGGGCTTTGGCTGGGAACTGGGACCATTTGAATGCTGGGATGTTTTCGGCGTGAAGGAAACAGTAGAGATGATGAAAGCCAACAACGTGAAAGTAGCCCCGTGGATAGATTCAATGCTCGCCGGCGGAAATTCATCCTTCTACCGCCTGCACAACGGAAGAAAAGAATTCTATGACCCTTCGGTAAAAACATATCAACCCATCCCCGGAACGGAAGATTTCCTCTTCCTCGACATCCTTCGCGGAGAAAAAACGGTATGGAAAAATGCCGGAGTTACCCTTACCGATACCGGCGACGGAATACTCAACCTTGAATTTCATACCAAGATGAATTCCATCGGCGGCGAGATCATCCAGGGCATCAACACCGCCATTGAAAAAGCTGAAAAAGAATTCAGCGGACTGGTCATATCCAACGAAGGACAAAATTTCTCGGCAGGCGCTAATGTTGGAATGATCTTCATGTTCGCCGTGGAACAGGAGTGGGACGAACTGAATCTGGCCATCCGGATGTTTCAGAATACCATGATGCGTATACGTTACTCTTCCGTTCCTGTGGTGGTGGCTCCGCATAATCTCGCGCTTGGCGGTGCCTGCGAAATGAGTATGCATTCGGATCGTGTGGTAGCGCATGCAGAATGTTATATGGGTCTCGTGGAATTCGGCGTAGGATTAATTCCCGGCGGTGGGGGAACCAAAGAGTTCGCCCTGCGTCTTTCAGATGAAATCCGCGATGGGGATGTAGAACTCAATGCCTTCCGGAACCGCTTTCTCACCATCGGACAGGCCAGGGTGGGAACCTCTGCCTACGAGGCTTTTGACCTCGGATACCTTCGCAACGGAAATGATCTGGTAGTAGTATCCCGTCAGCGCTTACTCACTGAAGCAAAAAAGCAATGCAAAATGCTTGCGGATGCCGGTTATACACAACCCCAGCCTCGAAAAGACATACGGGTGCTTGGAAAACAAGGACTGGGTTTGGCCTATCTCGGTGCCAACTCCATGCTGCACGGCCATTATATCTCAGAACACGACGTCAAAATTTCCCAAAAGCTGGCCTGGGTACTCTGCGGCGGCGATCTCTCGGCACCAACCAAAGTGAGCGAACAATACCTCCTGGACCTCGAACGCGAAGCCTTCCTTTCTCTTTGCGGAGAACGAAAAACCCTTGAACGAATCCAAAGTATTCTGACCGGAGGGAAGGTGCTCCGGAACTAG